A window of Corallococcus macrosporus DSM 14697 contains these coding sequences:
- a CDS encoding lysophospholipid acyltransferase family protein encodes MFYACVRAVVALCLRLFYRVRVNAPPLEPDGPVLFVGNHPNGLIDPALVFILTRRKVTFLAKAPLFRMPVIGWLLKGLDALPVYRKQDDPAKMGGNEGTLEAAKGALVRGRAITIFPEGKSHSEPGLAELKTGAARIALSAAKAGAPVRIVPVGLTYAEKNVFRSEVLIDVGPAIDVPDFLPADAASEPEAVRALTERIASGLRAVTLNLEQWADLPLAQLAEQLFAFKQGGALDAERLRLWARGVQMFRAQEPERFESLRGQLAAFRHRMALVQAAGPEDLAVVYRPGNVVPFVVKNLLALVLGLPLFALGLGLFWLPYQVPRLASRRAELDVQATVKFLTAFVVALGWWGALTAAAAVWGSAPLAVAVFLAVPPLALFTLYFSERWEALQRDIRVFFTLGNRASLKALLLAEGERLALEMERLAEEYRPRLDAAARS; translated from the coding sequence GTGTTCTACGCGTGCGTGCGTGCGGTGGTGGCGTTGTGTCTCCGGCTCTTCTACCGGGTGCGGGTGAATGCCCCGCCACTGGAGCCGGACGGCCCGGTGCTCTTCGTGGGCAATCATCCCAACGGCCTCATCGACCCGGCGCTGGTGTTCATCCTCACGCGGCGCAAGGTGACCTTCCTGGCGAAGGCGCCGCTGTTCCGGATGCCCGTCATCGGCTGGCTGCTGAAGGGGCTGGACGCGCTGCCCGTGTACCGGAAGCAGGATGACCCGGCGAAGATGGGCGGCAACGAAGGCACGCTGGAGGCCGCCAAGGGCGCGCTGGTGCGGGGGCGCGCCATCACCATCTTCCCCGAGGGCAAGAGTCACTCCGAGCCCGGGCTCGCCGAGCTGAAGACGGGCGCGGCGCGCATCGCGCTGAGCGCGGCGAAGGCGGGGGCGCCGGTGCGCATCGTCCCGGTGGGCCTCACCTACGCGGAGAAGAACGTGTTCCGCAGCGAGGTGCTCATCGACGTGGGGCCGGCCATCGACGTGCCGGACTTCCTGCCCGCGGACGCCGCGTCGGAGCCGGAGGCCGTCCGGGCCCTCACCGAGCGCATCGCCAGCGGGCTGCGCGCGGTGACGCTCAACCTGGAGCAGTGGGCGGACCTGCCGCTGGCGCAGCTCGCCGAGCAGCTCTTCGCCTTCAAGCAGGGCGGGGCGCTGGACGCGGAGCGGCTGCGCTTGTGGGCGCGCGGCGTGCAGATGTTCCGCGCCCAGGAGCCGGAGCGCTTCGAGTCCCTGCGCGGGCAGCTCGCCGCCTTCCGGCACCGCATGGCGCTGGTGCAGGCGGCGGGCCCGGAGGACCTGGCTGTCGTCTACCGGCCGGGGAACGTGGTGCCCTTCGTGGTGAAGAACCTGCTGGCGCTGGTGCTGGGCCTGCCGCTCTTCGCGCTGGGCCTGGGCCTGTTCTGGCTGCCCTACCAGGTGCCGCGGCTCGCCAGCCGCCGCGCCGAGCTGGACGTGCAGGCCACGGTGAAGTTCCTCACCGCCTTCGTGGTGGCGCTGGGGTGGTGGGGCGCGTTGACGGCCGCCGCGGCGGTGTGGGGGAGCGCGCCGCTGGCGGTGGCCGTCTTCCTCGCCGTGCCGCCGCTGGCGCTGTTCACCCTCTACTTCTCCGAGCGGTGGGAGGCGCTCCAGCGGGACATCCGCGTGTTCTTCACGCTGGGCAACCGCGCGAGCCTCAAGGCCCTGCTGCTCGCGGAGGGCGAGCGGCTGGCCTTGGAGATGGAGCGCCTGGCCGAGGAGTACCGGCCGAGGCTGGACGCCGCGGCGCGGTCCTGA